A genomic window from Lotus japonicus ecotype B-129 chromosome 1, LjGifu_v1.2 includes:
- the LOC130732190 gene encoding transcription factor LHW-like isoform X1, translating into MLVEMLCEERGFFLEIADLIRGLDFTILKGVMEARNDKIWARFAVENQEPAVDFETVVNVKQQHEVNIGACESSLACYYR; encoded by the exons ATGCTAGTGGAG ATGCTCTGCGAGGAACGAGGTTTCTTTCTGGAAATAGCTGACTTAATAAGAGGATTAGATTTCACCATCTTGAAGGGGGTCATGGAAGCCCGCAATGACAAGATCTGGGCACGCTTTGCTGTTGAG AATCAAGAACCTGCAGTTGATTTTGAGACTGTTGTAAATGTGAAGCAGCAACATGAAGTTAACATTG GAGCATGTGAAAGCTCGCTTGCATGTTACTACAGGTGA
- the LOC130727525 gene encoding BURP domain protein RD22-like, with protein MEYPLLSVCALLSVLLVATSHAALPPELYWKSVLPTTPMPKAITDILYPDWVEEKSTNVGVGKGGVNVDAGKGKPGHTKVDVGKGGVNVNAGKGSGGGHGGTNVNVGGGKGGGVSVHTGHKGKPVFVNVGSKSPFDYVYAATETQLHSDPNVALFFLEKNLHPGTKMNLHFTKTSNKATFLPRIVADSIPFSSEKVELALNKYSVKAGSEEAQVMKNTIDECEQKGIQGEEKYCATSLESMVDFTTSKLGENVNAVSTVVDKETEKQRYTIATGVKKLEAGDKAVVCHKQNYPYAVFYCHKSDSTRAYSVPLEGDNGVRVKAVAVCHTDTSQWNPKHLAFQVLKVKPGTVPVCHFLPEDHVVWVSK; from the exons ATGGAGTATCCTCTTCTATCCGTTTGTGCTTTACTCAGT GTTTTGTTGGTGGCTACCAGTCATGCTGCCTTACCTCCTGAACTATACTGGAAGTCTGTCCTTCCTACTACACCAATGCCAAAAGCTATCACTGATATCCTTTACCCAG ATTGGGTGGAAGAGAAAAGCACCAACGTGGGTGTAGGAAAGGGTGGTGTAAATGTTGATGCAGGGAAAGGAAAGCCCGGACACACCAAAGTGGATGTTGGAAAAGGAGGTGTAAATGTTAATGCAGGAAAAGGAAGTGGCGGTGGCCACGGCGGTACCAATGTCAACGTTGGCGGTGGAAAAGGTGGAGGAGTTTCAGTCCACACAGGCCACAAGGGAAAGCCTGTGTTTGTTAACGTTGGCTCAAAATCCCCATTTGATTACGTTTATGCTGCAACTGAGACCCAATTACACAGTGATCCCAATGTAGCACTCTTCTTCTTGGAGAAAAACTTGCACCCTGGAACAAAAATGAACTTGCACTTCACCAAAACCTCAAACAAAGCCACTTTCTTGCCTCGTATAGTTGCAGATTCAATACCCTTTTCATCTGAAAAGGTGGAACTTGCATTGAACAAATACTCAGTGAAAGCCGGGTCAGAGGAGGCTCAAGTCATGAAGAACACAATTGATGAGTGTGAACAAAAGGGGATTCAAGGTGAGGAAAAGTACTGTGCAACTTCACTTGAATCCATGGTTGATTTCACCACTTCCAAGCTTGGGGAAAATGTTAATGCTGTGTCCACTGTGGTGGACaaagaaacagaaaaacaaaGATACACGATTGCAACAGGGGTGAAGAAATTAGAAGCAGGGGACAAAGCTGTTGTGTGCCACAAGCAGAATTATCCATATGCTGTGTTTTACTGTCATAAGAGTGATAGTACAAGGGCTTACTCTGTGCCTTTGGAGGGTGATAATGGGGTTAGAGTTAAAGCTGTTGCTGTGTGCCACACAGACACATCACAatggaacccaaagcacttggctTTTCAAGTGCTCAAGGTTAAGCCAGGGACCGTTCCAGTTTGCCATTTTCTTCCTGAGGATCATGTTGTTTGGGTTTCCAAGTAG
- the LOC130732190 gene encoding transcription factor LHW-like isoform X2, translating to MLVEMLCEERGFFLEIADLIRGLDFTILKGVMEARNDKIWARFAVEEHVKARLHVTTGDQDSQVVLSSLERIDTKDHQG from the exons ATGCTAGTGGAG ATGCTCTGCGAGGAACGAGGTTTCTTTCTGGAAATAGCTGACTTAATAAGAGGATTAGATTTCACCATCTTGAAGGGGGTCATGGAAGCCCGCAATGACAAGATCTGGGCACGCTTTGCTGTTGAG GAGCATGTGAAAGCTCGCTTGCATGTTACTACAGGTGATCAAGATAGTCAAGTAGTTCTCTCGAGTCTTGAGCGCATTGATACAAAAGAT CATCAAGGATAA